TGGGGTGCAAGAGGTCCCGGGTTCAAGTCCCGGCACCCCGACTCTGCTCGGGTTCAGTGTAGTTCAACGGCTATATGTGAGACGGCGCGTCCCGTCGGAGGCGGGAAGGTCGTGGGTTCATCACGCACCACGTTGGATGCGTGATGCTCCGAACCCTGAGTGGTTCGGAGCAAGTCCCACTACCCCGACTAACCGCATATACAAATTAGTATAGATAAGCACGTCCCGCCTCGGGCGGGAAGCTCCAGATTACTTATTTGTGGGGCTATGTTGTTGCGTTCTGTTCAAAAAAATAGTAGAAGGGTGTACAATATACTTATAGGTTAAACATCTGAAATTAACACCGAATAGATGCCTAGAGCGTATATTATCCATCGTTGGGACGGTTCGCCGGAAGGGGACTGGTACCAGTGGCTGCGCCGTGAATTAAGGGGTTTGAACTGGCAGGTGGACGTGCCGATGATGCCCAATCCAGCCGAACCGACCATAGAAACCTGGGTGGATTGTCTGAGAAATATTATCAAAAAACCCGGACCGGATGTCTTTCTGATTGGTCACAGTATCGGCGCCCAGACTGTTTTGCGTTACGTGGAGCAGCTTACCGCCGGTACCAAGTTGGGTGGGATAATGCTGGTAGCTCCCTGGTTGATACTGAATAATCTGGAAACACCCGAAGTGGAAGAGATCGCCCGTCCTTGGCTAGAGACGCCGATTAATTTTACCAAAATCAAACATCATACGACTAACATCGAAGCCATATTCTCGGATGACGACTATTTTGTACCGGTTGAAAACCACAAATTGTTCAAAAAGCTCACCACCAAGATTCTAGTAGAGGGTGACAAGGGACACTTTAGCGAAGAAGACGAAATTACTACGCTGCCCTGCGTTCTGCAGCAGATGATACATATGGCAAAAAGCACAATTAAGAATTGAGAATTTATAATTCAAAAGGAAGTGAAAAGACAATCGGAGTTATTGTAGCGGAAACTTTTAGGTTTCCATCAATGAAAACCGGGGTAATAATATCTATGAAACAGCTCGGTTTTGCCGAACCACTCGTGCCACTAGTATTATCCGGCGCTAAGACAATTACTTGGCGGCTTTTTGATGATAAGAATATTCAAGTTGGCGATGAATTAGAGTTAGCTAGTTCTAGAACTCGCCAACCATTCGCCAGGGCAAGGGTAATAAAAGTTGTTGAAAAGACATTTCGTGATCTTGACGCGTCAGACAAGGATGGCCATGAGTCTTTTACTAGCGACGAAGAGATGTATCAAACATACTCGGATTATTACAAAACAGAAGTCACGCCAGTTACGCTACTAAAGATTATCCACTTCGAAATAAACAAATAGCTAGACAAGAAAAAAGCAGCAATGTGCGTAGGGCCATTCAATATTACGCGTAATGTTGAAACGAGCTGATTATTTTTTACAGAATATTATATTCACCTTTTTACGAAAAGGTGAATTGTTATTCGTGTGTAGAGAGATTGCTTTGATTAAAAAAAGACAGCCGAAGCTGTCGTGGGGGATGGGGGATGAGTCGCCTCGCGGTTAGAAGCTGACGATCTTGCGAGTGATAAGGAGGCCAACGGATCCAATAGGCTTCACCGTAAAGCACTCATCATTGATCGCGAACGCAGCTAGGTTGTCCCCGAAGTAAGCCTCAACCTGCGCCATCACATCGATGGATCTGCCACCGTCGGTAATGTCATTGACCACGATTTGCACGGCCGGTACCCCACAACGCAGGAAGTTGGCCGTTATGGCCAAATCGTCGTAGGCTCTGTGGGAGTACTCGATCATAGGGACCCCGTCTCTGGGGATGGTCACGGTACCTGATCCCTGTGAAATGACCTGATCCTGCGACTGCTGAATAAACTGTCCATCGGGCATCTGGGTGCCTCCTTCTGATGAGCCTGGGATCGTCTTGAGTCGCTTGTCTGCAGTTAAGACCAGTTGGGACAATTTGTCAAGGTAGAGACCATTTGTCAGTTAACCAACTTCGGGGTATAGTATGGGCAATATCGCGCCCGCTATTCCATAACAAAACCAGCCGCGCTAAGGCGGCGGTTCGATACAATGGAATAGTTGAAAGTCTAAGCGGCCGCTTTCTTCAAACGCTTGGTAGTGGTACGAACGCAACTGGAACAGACATTCTTGGTCTGGCCGTCCACAACCCGGCGCTGTAAGTTAACTTGTTTGCGCACTTTGGTGGCCCGATTGGAATGACTGCGGGACAGATAAATGCGACTGCCGCGGTGACAGATATCACAGACACGTGCCATAACGATAGGTAAATAATCGAAATAAGTCAGTGGGGAGCATATCACGGATGGAAAATTAATTCAAGCACATATGTTATTGCGTCTGCTATTTACCGATCCGCTCTATTTTGTCACCTGGACACTGGCTATTATCGTCGGTATTACCGTGCATGAGTTTTCGCATGCCTGGGCGGCGACAATGCAGGGCGATCGTACGCCCGGCCAGACCGGCCGCCTCAGCCTGAACCCGTTAGCACATCTCGACCCGCTGGGTACGTTGATGCTGCTAATCGTTGGTTTTGGATACGGCAAACCGGTCCAGTTTGATCCGCATCAACTCCGAAATCGGCGTTTCGGACCCGCGTTGGTGGGAGTGGCCGGTCCGTTATCAAATCTGGCAATGATCATAGTTTTTGGCTTGGCATTGAAGGTGCTGGTTTTTCAGGCCGGTTTGACGAGTGCGAATTTATTGGTGTTGTTTCTGACTAATCTGGTCCAAATTAACGTGATTCTGATGGTGTTCAATCTTTTTCCGATTCCGCCACTTGACGGATCCAAGGTGCTGTTTGCCATTTTGCCGCACTCAATGTATGAATTTAAGCTAAGATTAGAGCAATATGGGCCATTCATCTTGTTGGGTCTGCTGATTTTTGGCCAGGGTCTGTTCAGCGTAGTCTTTAACTTCTTTTTAAACCTGGTTGGCCGGGTGTTCGCTTAAGCGTTGACACCCCAGTTCAAAGATGCTATTCTTTGGAAGAAATTATCGAACGACAGCAGTTCGATTTGCTTTCGTAAGCAGCGGGTTTATATTAATAATAGGTTGTAAAACAACCCAAGACGCGCAGACATCCTGAACTCTGGTCAATCAGGTCGTCTCGGCCGTAATCATCGTTATCCATCCATGCCTACAATCAGCCAATTGGTCAGAAGTGGCCGCAGCCTCCAAAAACGTAAATCCAAGACCCCGGCACTAGAAACGGTCTTGAACGCACTCAAACGCCGCCGTTCACGGTTGCCAAAAGGCAGCCCGTTTAAGCGCGGTGTTTGTGTTAAAGTCACCACCACTACGCCCAAAAAGCCAAATTCGGCCTTACGTAAAATCGCTCGTGTTAAGCTTTCCAATGGCATGGAAGTCACCGCCTACATTCCCGGTGTCGGCCACAATCTACAGGAACACTCGATCGTGATGATTCGTGGCGGCCGCGTCAAAGACTTGCCCGGCGTGCGTTATCAC
This sequence is a window from Patescibacteria group bacterium. Protein-coding genes within it:
- a CDS encoding 50S ribosomal protein L28, with product MARVCDICHRGSRIYLSRSHSNRATKVRKQVNLQRRVVDGQTKNVCSSCVRTTTKRLKKAAA
- a CDS encoding ASCH domain-containing protein; translated protein: MKQLGFAEPLVPLVLSGAKTITWRLFDDKNIQVGDELELASSRTRQPFARARVIKVVEKTFRDLDASDKDGHESFTSDEEMYQTYSDYYKTEVTPVTLLKIIHFEINK
- the rpsL gene encoding 30S ribosomal protein S12, whose protein sequence is MPTISQLVRSGRSLQKRKSKTPALETVLNALKRRRSRLPKGSPFKRGVCVKVTTTTPKKPNSALRKIARVKLSNGMEVTAYIPGVGHNLQEHSIVMIRGGRVKDLPGVRYHVVRGVYDTVGVEGRKQGRSLYGAKREKK
- a CDS encoding site-2 protease family protein; its protein translation is MLLRLLFTDPLYFVTWTLAIIVGITVHEFSHAWAATMQGDRTPGQTGRLSLNPLAHLDPLGTLMLLIVGFGYGKPVQFDPHQLRNRRFGPALVGVAGPLSNLAMIIVFGLALKVLVFQAGLTSANLLVLFLTNLVQINVILMVFNLFPIPPLDGSKVLFAILPHSMYEFKLRLEQYGPFILLGLLIFGQGLFSVVFNFFLNLVGRVFA
- a CDS encoding alpha/beta hydrolase, translated to MPRAYIIHRWDGSPEGDWYQWLRRELRGLNWQVDVPMMPNPAEPTIETWVDCLRNIIKKPGPDVFLIGHSIGAQTVLRYVEQLTAGTKLGGIMLVAPWLILNNLETPEVEEIARPWLETPINFTKIKHHTTNIEAIFSDDDYFVPVENHKLFKKLTTKILVEGDKGHFSEEDEITTLPCVLQQMIHMAKSTIKN